One genomic window of Dermacentor andersoni chromosome 8, qqDerAnde1_hic_scaffold, whole genome shotgun sequence includes the following:
- the LOC129384220 gene encoding uncharacterized protein: protein MEGELVAGELLRLKCTRGQKRVCQLLRHLTAYNEVLWYAGLQLTEDKRDELGGLSVVIVPSVRRRLPSHTERLAIDLLCRLIAEHRCIVSAELHYSVANAGPLDAVLASSSSLKRLRVIGIVRDEPAIRKACADRFWSSHYTGEFACQHVSGHYGERMTIPNCLLRRDGAALTSLDVAATRMSRPTAGKLIDALIENSTITELAVGACVFSCGPRNRPSERFVQYLTKKDATLRKLALSAVYFDTAPGWPILVQAISAMTTLHEFAAEFYVGSRDCGLFTRVIAESRSLRTLSLRFTGFGDGLINHHPLERARAVNARAWASALQRNTALEQLVLDILWSTTEDCCLLLRALTRNRSIRKLTLHSLPHDGGLRDVCGTIRECGLAHRVCIGDHRVGARDLPKLSDCREVTAVILSHGYLRGRTDLRSALDVLGTCSHVTSLSVFLDFYRDSVYASLFTYIRNASALKAIEISARMEDVGDDESLRDSMLDLCDAFSSNLGIAKIVLESTVQLDDDVYPVLARAATNPRLYELSFKDFGEIFCVAFLGRLMPRLAQRYNLLRLEIDDCAPANAEMFVAQDIVRRNCSLVERATRFVLGDHDPYCARAFEILSEHLVLVDSVRARASLGGEAEAAAMVSGVQQCLAHSDVHEYMRVTGVVKKRVECNARHDGGMQLHQLNYDCWSHIRRYLKVADVLEL, encoded by the coding sequence ATGGAGGGCGAGTTAGTTGCTGGCGAACTGCTTCGTCTGAAGTGCACGCGAGGCCAGAAGCGCGTCTGTCAGCTGCTGCGACACCTGACAGCCTACAACGAAGTCCTGTGGTACGCGGGTCTTCAGCTCACAGAAGACAAGAGAGACGAGCTCGGAGGATTGAGCGTCGTGATTGTGCCGAGCGTTCGGCGCCGATTACCGAGCCACACCGAGCGGCTGGCCATAGACCTCCTCTGCCGCCTGATCGCCGAGCACCGGTGCATTGTGTCTGCGGAGCTGCACTACTCAGTGGCAAACGCAGGTCCGCTGGACGCAGTCCTGGCGTCTTCGTCGAGTCTGAAAAGGCTCAGAGTCATCGGAATCGTGAGAGACGAGCCGGCAATCCGCAAGGCGTGCGCCGACAGGTTCTGGTCCTCGCACTACACTGGCGAATTCGCGTGCCAGCATGTCAGCGGCCATTACGGTGAGAGAATGACGATCCCCAATTGCCTGCTCAGGCGAGACGGTGCCGCACTCACGTCGTTGGACGTGGCGGCAACGAGAATGAGCCGCCCCACGGCCGGCAAGCTCATCGACGCGCTCATCGAGAACAGCACGATCACGGAACTCGCCGTCGGAGCCTGCGTCTTTTCGTGTGGCCCCCGGAACCGACCGTCAGAGCGGTTTGTGCAGTATCTAACCAAGAAAGACGCGACGCTTCGTAAACTCGCTCTGAGTGCGGTCTACTTCGATACCGCACCCGGGTGGCCCATCCTCGTGCAGGCCATCTCCGCAATGACAACGCTGCACGAGTTCGCGGCTGAGTTTTATGTCGGAAGCCGAGACTGCGGGCTCTTCACGAGAGTGATTGCCGAGAGTCGTAGTCTCCGCACGTTGAGCCTGCGATTCACGGGCTTCGGCGATGGACTGATTAATCATCACCCACTtgaacgcgcgcgcgcggtcaATGCTCGTGCTTGGGCATCGGCGTTGCAGAGAAACACAGCTCTGGAGCAGCTGGTCCTAGACATCTTGTGGTCCACAACCGAAGACTGCTGCCTTTTACTGCGAGCACTGACGCGCAACCGCTCAATCCGGAAACTGACCTTGCACAGTCTTCCCCATGACGGTGGCCTGCGGGATGTCTGCGGCACGATACGGGAGTGCGGACTCGCCCACAGGGTCTGCATCGGCGACCATCGCGTTGGAGCTCGAGATCTTCCGAAGCTTTCGGACTGTCGCGAAGTGACGGCCGTCATTCTCAGTCACGGATACCTTCGCGGCAGGACTGACCTCCGAAGCGCCTTGGACGTCTTGGGTACTTGCAGCCACGTCACATCGCTTAGTGTATTTCTCGACTTCTACCGCGACAGCGTTTATGCGTCACTTTTCACATACATAAGAAACGCGTCCGCGTTGAAAGCAATTGAGATCAGTGCCCGGATGGAGGACGTCGGCGACGACGAGTCTCTACGTGATTCTATGCTTGACTTGTGCGACGCCTTCTCTTCGAACCTCGGCATCGCCAAGATCGTGCTGGAGTCAACGGTGCAGTTAGACGATGATGTCTACCCGGTGCTCGCCCGTGCCGCTACGAATCCCCGTCTTTATGAGCTCTCTTTCAAGGACTTCGGCGAAATCTTCTGCGTGGCCTTCCTGGGACGTCTAATGCCCCGTTTGGCCCAGAGGTACAACTTGCTTCGCCTCGAAATCGACGACTGCGCACCTGCCAACGCCGAGATGTTCGTTGCCCAAGACATCGTGCGACGTAACTGCAGTCTCGTCGAACGAGCGACCAGATTCGTGTTGGGAGACCACGACCCCTACTGCGCGCGGGCCTTCGAGATCCTCTCCGAGCACCTGGTACTCGTCGACAGTGTTCGAGCCAGGGCGTCGCTAGGAGGAGAGGCCGAAGCTGCGGCCATGGTCAGTGGCGTCCAGCAGTGTCTGGCCCATAGCGACGTTCACGAGTACATGCGCGTGACCGGCGTGGTCAAGAAACGCGTCGAGTGCAATGCACGGCACGACGGCGGCATGCAGTTGCACCAATTGAACTACGACTGCTGGAGTCACATTCGCCGGTACCTGAAGGTAGCCGACGTATTGGAACTGTGA